The following proteins are encoded in a genomic region of Gossypium hirsutum isolate 1008001.06 chromosome D05, Gossypium_hirsutum_v2.1, whole genome shotgun sequence:
- the LOC107904720 gene encoding xylose isomerase isoform X1, protein MIFMGLVIKKFCCSYVVSDDGYSSGKRKETFFLACKVIFLSLSAALLGSVRIIVTHKSMVGRILLLVLFMNAAFLIVNAVPETCPADLGGKCGEDSEWEGEFFPGVTKIKYEGPSSKNPLSYKWYNAEEVILGKKMKDWLRFSVAFWHTFRGTGADPFGAPTKSWPWEDGTNSIAMAKRRMRANFEFLNKLGVDRWCFHDRDIAPDGKTLKETNSNLDEVVALAKELQGDKIRPLWGTAQLFMHPRYMHGAATSSELGVYAYAAAQVKKAMEVTHYLGGENYVFWGGREGYQTLLNTDMERELDHMAKFLEAAAAYKKKIGFNGTLLIEPKPQEPTKHQYDWDAATTLNFLHKYGLLGEFKLNIECNHATLSGHSCHHDLETARINGMLGNIDANTGDPQVGWDTDQFLTDVGEATMIMLSVIRNGGLAPGGFNFDAKLRRESTDVEDLFIAHISGMDTLARGLRNAAKLIEDGSLAELVRKRYSSFDTELGAQIEAGKADFEMLEKKAMEWGEPKVASAKQELAEMIFQSAL, encoded by the exons ATGATTTTTATGGGTTTAGTCATTAAAAAATTTTGTTGTTCTTATGTGGTATCTGACGATGGGTATTCatcaggaaaaagaaaagagactTTTTTTTTAGCATGCAAAGTGATTTTTTTGTCACTGTCGGCAGCACTATTG GGTTCAGTTCGCATAATAGTAACGCATAAAAGTATGGTTGGGAGGATTTTATTACTAGTTCTTTTTATGAATGCTGCCTTTTTAATAGTG AATGCTGTACCAGAAACATGCCCTGCTGATCTCGGTGGAAAATGTGGTGAAGATAGTGAATGGGAAGGGGAATTTTTCCCTGGAGTTACTAAAATTAAGTATGAG GGTCCTTCTAGCAAGAATCCACTTTCATACAAATGGTACAATGCAGAAGAAGTGATTCTTGGGAAGAAAATGAAG GACTGGTTGAGATTTAGTGTTGCATTTTGGCATACATTTCGTGGAACAGGTGCCGATCCTTTTGGTGCACCCACAAAGTCTTGGCCATGGGAAGATGGTACCAATTCCATTGCTATGGCCAAAAGAAGAA TGAGAGCCAACTTCGAATTCCTAAACAAGCTTGGAGTTGATAGGTGGTGTTTCCATGACAGGGACATTGCTCCTGATGGCAAAACACTAAAG GAAACTAATTCAAACTTGGATGAAGTCGTGGCACTTGCTAAAGAGCTTCAG GGGGACAAGATCCGTCCACTGTGGGGTACTGCTCAACTATTTATGCATCCTCGTTACATGCATGGTGCTGCTACAAG CTCTGAGTTGGGTGTTTATGCCTATGCTGCTGCTCAAGTTAAGAAAGCTATGGAG GTGACACATTATCTTGGGGGAGAAAATTATGTATTTTGGGGTGGTCGTGAGGGATACCAAACACTCTTGAACACAGACATGGAAAGAGAGCTTGATCATATG GCAAAATTTCTTGAAGCTGCTGCTGCCTACAAGAAGAAGATTGGATtcaatg GAACTCTACTGATTGAACCTAAGCCTCAAGAACCTACCAAACATCA GTATGACTGGGATGCTGCAACAACACTTAACTTCTTGCATAAATATGGGCTGCTTG GAGAATTCAAACTTAACATTGAGTGTAACCATGCCACACTCTCTGGTCACAG CTGCCATCATGATCTTGAGACTGCAAGAATCAATGGAATGTTAGGAAATATTGATGCAAACACTGGGGATCCTCAAGTTG GTTGGGACACAGATCAGTTCTTGACTGATGTCGGGGAGGCAACCATGATTATGCTAAGTGTGATAAGAAAT GGAGGATTAGCACCAGGAGGCTTCAACTTCGATGCAAAATT ACGGAGAGAGAGTACAGATGTTGAGGACTTGTTCATTGCTCATATTAGTGGAATGGACACCTTGGCTCGTGGACTCCGAAATGCTGCTAAACTGATTGAG GATGGTTCTTTGGCTGAGCTTGTTCGTAAACGATATTCTAGCTTTGACACAGAACTTGGTGCCCAGATTGAG GCTGGTAAAGCTGATTTTGAAATGCTTGAGAAGAAAGCCATGGAATGGGGAGAGCCCAAGGTTGCTTCAGCCAAGCAG GAACTTGCAGAGATGATTTTCCAATCTGCACTGTAG
- the LOC107904720 gene encoding xylose isomerase isoform X2, whose amino-acid sequence MVGRILLLVLFMNAAFLIVNAVPETCPADLGGKCGEDSEWEGEFFPGVTKIKYEGPSSKNPLSYKWYNAEEVILGKKMKDWLRFSVAFWHTFRGTGADPFGAPTKSWPWEDGTNSIAMAKRRMRANFEFLNKLGVDRWCFHDRDIAPDGKTLKETNSNLDEVVALAKELQGDKIRPLWGTAQLFMHPRYMHGAATSSELGVYAYAAAQVKKAMEVTHYLGGENYVFWGGREGYQTLLNTDMERELDHMAKFLEAAAAYKKKIGFNGTLLIEPKPQEPTKHQYDWDAATTLNFLHKYGLLGEFKLNIECNHATLSGHSCHHDLETARINGMLGNIDANTGDPQVGWDTDQFLTDVGEATMIMLSVIRNGGLAPGGFNFDAKLRRESTDVEDLFIAHISGMDTLARGLRNAAKLIEDGSLAELVRKRYSSFDTELGAQIEAGKADFEMLEKKAMEWGEPKVASAKQELAEMIFQSAL is encoded by the exons ATGGTTGGGAGGATTTTATTACTAGTTCTTTTTATGAATGCTGCCTTTTTAATAGTG AATGCTGTACCAGAAACATGCCCTGCTGATCTCGGTGGAAAATGTGGTGAAGATAGTGAATGGGAAGGGGAATTTTTCCCTGGAGTTACTAAAATTAAGTATGAG GGTCCTTCTAGCAAGAATCCACTTTCATACAAATGGTACAATGCAGAAGAAGTGATTCTTGGGAAGAAAATGAAG GACTGGTTGAGATTTAGTGTTGCATTTTGGCATACATTTCGTGGAACAGGTGCCGATCCTTTTGGTGCACCCACAAAGTCTTGGCCATGGGAAGATGGTACCAATTCCATTGCTATGGCCAAAAGAAGAA TGAGAGCCAACTTCGAATTCCTAAACAAGCTTGGAGTTGATAGGTGGTGTTTCCATGACAGGGACATTGCTCCTGATGGCAAAACACTAAAG GAAACTAATTCAAACTTGGATGAAGTCGTGGCACTTGCTAAAGAGCTTCAG GGGGACAAGATCCGTCCACTGTGGGGTACTGCTCAACTATTTATGCATCCTCGTTACATGCATGGTGCTGCTACAAG CTCTGAGTTGGGTGTTTATGCCTATGCTGCTGCTCAAGTTAAGAAAGCTATGGAG GTGACACATTATCTTGGGGGAGAAAATTATGTATTTTGGGGTGGTCGTGAGGGATACCAAACACTCTTGAACACAGACATGGAAAGAGAGCTTGATCATATG GCAAAATTTCTTGAAGCTGCTGCTGCCTACAAGAAGAAGATTGGATtcaatg GAACTCTACTGATTGAACCTAAGCCTCAAGAACCTACCAAACATCA GTATGACTGGGATGCTGCAACAACACTTAACTTCTTGCATAAATATGGGCTGCTTG GAGAATTCAAACTTAACATTGAGTGTAACCATGCCACACTCTCTGGTCACAG CTGCCATCATGATCTTGAGACTGCAAGAATCAATGGAATGTTAGGAAATATTGATGCAAACACTGGGGATCCTCAAGTTG GTTGGGACACAGATCAGTTCTTGACTGATGTCGGGGAGGCAACCATGATTATGCTAAGTGTGATAAGAAAT GGAGGATTAGCACCAGGAGGCTTCAACTTCGATGCAAAATT ACGGAGAGAGAGTACAGATGTTGAGGACTTGTTCATTGCTCATATTAGTGGAATGGACACCTTGGCTCGTGGACTCCGAAATGCTGCTAAACTGATTGAG GATGGTTCTTTGGCTGAGCTTGTTCGTAAACGATATTCTAGCTTTGACACAGAACTTGGTGCCCAGATTGAG GCTGGTAAAGCTGATTTTGAAATGCTTGAGAAGAAAGCCATGGAATGGGGAGAGCCCAAGGTTGCTTCAGCCAAGCAG GAACTTGCAGAGATGATTTTCCAATCTGCACTGTAG